In Palaemon carinicauda isolate YSFRI2023 chromosome 28, ASM3689809v2, whole genome shotgun sequence, the sequence ctcaacagaaagatttctgctgttcttctgcagtcaacatcatcagttgcagtaagtcatgCTGAACGGCCGAAAGGGGAAGTTTCCACTGATAAAGCCCGGAGCAATGGCTCCGTGCAGCAGGTTGTAGAAAATAGCGGACAGtcggttctttcaataaagacTAGTGCTGAGACTATGTTTGATCGTATGTGTAAAGTAGAGGATAGTCCAGTTTGTCATCGGTGCGACGCGGtcggcataaactcagaagaggaCCGAAGGGTACAAACATACAAGAGTTGTCTCATGTACAaccctgaacagaagatattcgtttgcaggttaccatggaaGGAAAGCTTCCGTACCTTGTCAAACAATCAATTATTGCCGCCAAACACCTAAATTTgttaacacgtaccatgtccagaaacgaagctttaaagaactggtatgtagacAAATTTAAAAAGTTGATCAACGACGGCTAtatgacagaggttacagctgaggaggatgcACAGTGGAAATCTAATGGTGGCAAAGTCTATCATATCTGTCATTTCACgcactttaatgagcatagttcctcaaccccaATCAGgatcatatttgatgcaagtgttccatttaaaggcaaggctatcaactccttgtgggaactaccaccaaatttgattccaccaaCTCCAACCCTGCTGTTAAGGTTCCAGGAAGGAAACATACCGGTTGCAATGGACATAAGAAAAGCATACTTCACTGCTTGCCATGAGACAGAAGAATCTCATCTGCACTGCCTTTTGTGGAATCAgctggacaaggaaaaagaagtcaagacgctgcgattattacgaaactcctggggaactactccggcaggtggtatatgcagtgtagcaatgctcatcatagctgagaaattcaaGGATAAGTACCCACAGGTATACAAATTCGGAAAAGCGAACTTTtatgttgatgatggtactacaagtgttgatgatgtttccacggcattacaACTTCCTATGGAACTCAACATTGTTCTTagtgaggcatccttcatcataaagcatttcatgatcggtggaagtgaaagtgacattgatgcccacataaagaagtgcccggatgtacctgacaatgtgcgacAGACACCAGAGCAAgaaagaatcctgggtataatatatcGTTCTGTcaacgatgaaatttccatttcaggtggaattaacttctcaaagaaaaggagaggcattaggtcagaggaagatatcagtttagaaaactttgatgatgccttccctgacactttcagtcgaaaaaattatctacagatcatagcaaccatctatgatccgacgggacttgcaactccgatcctagatggtaatgatgacctacctacaacctgcagtcggtgtaaagaagtgattcgttcgatctacggtctaaaagaagtcaggtttgttcgctgtcttacaccggaaactgcagttgccaaacccactctagtaattttttgtgatagttctcagactgcctatggatgAATCGTGTACTACATCTGATagttggaaaatggcgagcgagcATCTGTTCTTGCCATTTCAAAGGCAAAATATTTTCCACAAATTCCGACGTTAACGATCCCCTgtggtgagttacttggatgtctactgggtgccagaatgcaacagactatcgtcaaaaaatcaagcttcatttttgaaagggtaatgctGCTAACTAacagcaccatagttctgggacaactgcgtCCTGAGCCCTACAAGTAAAACCTGTGGATAGCCAGCCGTATCAGTGGAATtcaaactctgactgatattcaTGATTGGTACCATGTGGACTCTGGAAATAACGTTGCCGATGATGTGTCACGcggtcttaacccatctgaaatgggaaaggattaAAGATGGCAAAAAGGTCCAGACTCCATGGAGAAGGACATTAACAAATGGCCAATCAAACGtgcaaatgaagttcatgcgaAGAAAGAAGATCTGGACCTAAGAATAAGAGATCCACTGAAGACCATTGAAAGATGCAAGTCACTATGTGTCCAGATTGAcggtggaacaaatgaagattatttaGTTATTCTTcatatcctaaaaacatttaacCTAACGGTTGACAAAAATGACAGCCTCATGAAGATTAAACgtcgcatctctagaatcataagatatatggaaaatgcttcacaatttttcagagatcgactgaagagaacattgaagactactccagttgccatcagtagtatgacgaaagcagaacgtTCAATATGGTTTGCTGAAAATGATACATTTGTGCCTACCAAGCGTGGGTTAGGAATATCAATcttgtttcttattcaacaggctcagcagtcgcTACCGTTAGATGTGGAAcataagctaaagtcactgaacccaatactggacgccgacggtgtgtggagagcactaggtcTCACTGGTGCTGCTCTATCAAAACCGCCTGCGATTATACCATACTCTGAACTctttgcagagatcttggtgcgtaaatgtcaccaaccgcagcactctggtgtggatactactcttgccctaATACGTGAGTAGTTCTGGATCCTCAATGGCAAACGGTTCGTCAGCAAAGTTGTGTCACAGTGCCCACATTGTCGCTTTCTACGGAAGAAGATCGCCCAAGTAGAGATCGCTCCTCATAAGGTGGAACAACTCGTGCGATCGCTAGTATTCGAACATAtggtcattgacatagctggtccgttcaataccatcgcagatcgCTGAGAGACCAGAAATTACTGGGTTTATTCTGGTGAAGTCTGGGTTCTTGTTATTGTGTGTCGTGCATCTGGTGCAGCTCACATAGAGGTCCTTGAAGGTTACGATACCAACTGTTTCCTTACAAGTTTCGATGCGTTCACTTGAATCCGCGGAAAACCCACGTCTGTGACTGAAGATCTTGGTTCGCAAATCCGTGgtgctgcaaacgtcatggagagccttgggaaccataccaagatggtaaagattcagacaaatcccgAAACAACAACCTGGCACTTCTTACCATCTGGAGCTTATTTGTCAGTCGGACAAGTtgagaggatgatcagaactgtgaagaacactttagaagctgtcactgcttcgagaaaacctgagtttactaagttgCATTTGCAGAGACTGatgtacagtgttgctgatatgataaTTGGTAGGCCTTTAGGTGTTCATAGAAACAATGTTGTCAAATTAGACGCTGTGAGATTActacgtccaaatgaccttattttgggtagatcaaacggtgaaatcagtgaacttttagatttcCAGTTGTctaaaacacctgagcaaatagagTACACAAAGATACTCGTACTGAGTAaactctttttaaatcattggtggaaaatatggtaagataaaagataaaatttttccagctcttcttcccagagaaaagtggtcagattccaaccggggagtagagataaatgatatcgtCATAATCATAGATACTAATCCCgtgcgtaaccagtggcattggggcgaagttgtttctgaaaacaagccgtctgataatataacacgttcagtatcggtgcggtataaatctgatgaaaaatctaagtttgtcactaagtcAGTCAGAGATTTGGTTGTCATTCTGAGAAACAATGAACGTACTGATTAGTAGATATTTACGTGTGATTTTCAGTTGCATATAATGTAAAATTTTGTcgcaaaaagtgcaatttcattTAATGAGTACTTTTTCTATATGTTGTTGTTTTGTTTCATgtttttattaagtaaaaaaaacgtaaaaaaaaagtaaaaaatgtaaaaaaggaaaaaaaaataaagttcctgTTTCTTGCTTATTTATCAATTAAGATCAAGTTTTATCTATAACTCTAGTATGTAAAATTTGTTACCAAAAAGGTTCCAAAGTAAATTTTGAATATTCATGAAAAAACGTGTATATTTTATAACAGAGCAAATATTAACCCGATATTAAGCTCCGgaatgtaaacagacacgaatcgtgtcctctatttccattattgaactagccaattataaaatttgggattgtttagttgccaaactaggtactgggtGAAAATTTGCTCAAAAATCGTTGTTTTACACCTGATCTTGAGGcttggagctgggcggttctcttttcgagatcaccattaataatttaaaatgagactgtgc encodes:
- the LOC137621728 gene encoding uncharacterized protein is translated as MSRNEALKNWYVDKFKKLINDGYMTEVTAEEDAQWKSNGGKVYHICHFTHFNEHSSSTPIRIIFDASVPFKGKAINSLWELPPNLIPPTPTLLLRFQEGNIPVAMDIRKAYFTACHETEESHLHCLLWNQLDKEKEVKTLRLLRNSWGTTPAGGICSVAMLIIAEKFKDKYPQVYKFGKANFYVDDGTTSVDDVSTALQLPMELNIVLSEASFIIKHFMIGGSESDIDAHIKKCPDVPDNVRQTPEQERILGIIYRSVNDEISISGGINFSKKRRGISTIVLGQLRPEPYK